The Aminivibrio pyruvatiphilus DNA segment GGATGGCGGGCAGCTCCAGGGAGACGTTCCCCACGTCCGACGACCCGACCCTCTCCCGGGGATCGGGGTATTCCATGATCTCCCCGAGAGACTCCATGTTCCTCTTGAAAGCCTCCCCCATGGCGGCATTGGGATATCGCTCGGCATAGACGGGCTCCCCTTCCAGGATGAAGGCGGCCCCCGTGACCATGGCGGCCGCCTCGGCAACCCGGTTGAGATCGCGGTACATGGCGATAAGCTCCTTTTTCGTGGAGGCCCGGACGGTAAAGCAGGCCTCGGCGAGATCGGGGATGACGTTCGAGGCCGTGCCGCCCCTGGTGATGATTCCGTTGATCTTTGCGGAGTTCGGCCAGGTCTGCCTGAGAGTGTCGATGCCGTTGAAGAAGGCTATGAGCGATGTGAGGGCGTTCACGCCCTTGTCCGGAACGGCCGAGTGGGCCGCCCTTCCCAGGAATTCGACCCGCACTCCCTGGGCGGCAAGCCCGCCCCGGCCGATGAGATTCTTCGTGTTGGGGTGCACCATGAGGGCGAAATCCACACCGGCGAAGCATCCCCGCTCCACCATGTAGATTTTCCCCCCTCCCTCCTCCTCGCCCGGGGTTCCGATCACCTGGACTTCTCCCGCAATGTCCTCCAGGGCGGAGGCAAGGGCAATCCCCGCGCCGACGGCGGAGGCGGCGATGATATTGTGCCCGCAGGCGTGCCCGAGGCCTTTCAGGGCGTCGTACTCCGAGAGGAAAGCAACCACGGGCCCTCCCTCCTGCCCCCTCTTCACCGCCCGGAAAGCGGTTTCCATGCCGCAGAAGGGCATTTCCACGGTGAAGCCGTGACGCTCAAGCAGCTCCTTCTGCCAGAGGGCCGCCCGGTGTTCCTCGAAGGCCGTCTCGGGGCATCCGTGGATGTTGTGGCTCAGCTGCAGAAGTTCCTGCCTGATCTCTTCAACCCTGTTTCTGATCCGGTTTTTCATGAAAGGGCTCTCTCCTTCTTTTGAAAAAAAGACAGGCCGGCGGCACTTGGCCCCGGCCTGCCTTTATCTTTCCGGCCGCTGAAGTCCGGCTTATTTCACGTCCATGTCGTAGGCAAGGATGGATTTATCCGCCCTGGGTTCGAAGGTCACGGAGTTCTTCTTGCCGTAGATGTCCTGCTGGAAGTACAGGGGAACGATGCCGCCGTCCTCCACGATCATGCGGGCTGCCTTTTCGAGGATGACCCTGCGCTTCTCGGGGTCCGCCGTACCGTCGGCCTCGTCGACGAGGGCGTCAAACTCCGGGTTGGCGTAATGGCCCCGGTTGGAGCCGCCCTTGGCGGGATTCTTGCCCCTGGTGTAGAAGAGTACGCTGGCCATCTCGCCCACGTCGATGGGCTCGGACCACCCGGTCATGACAAGGCTGGACTTGTCGCCGGGGCGTACGAAATCGAAGAAGGTGGTCTTGGGGTGAAGGCGGAGCTCGATCTGGATTCCCGCCTTGGTGAGCTGGCCCGCCAGGGCCTGGGCAACCTGCCCGTCGTTGGGATAGCGGCCGTTGGGAGCGTCGAGGTAGACCTTGAAACCGTCAGGATATCCGGCTTCTGCGAGGAGCTTCTTCGCCTCTTCGGGGTCGTACTTCGGCTCCGGCATGTCCTCCACGTATCCTCTGCGGCCCTTCAGGACCATCTGGTTCGTGGCGTAGGCATTGCCGTTCATGATCATCTTCACGATGGAGTCCCTGTTGATGGCCAGAGACAGAGCTTTCCTGACCCTGACGTCTGCGAGGGGGTTCCTGTCGAGCCCGATGACACCGGGGCCCTGGGGCCTGTGGGAGTCCACGTGGAGATAGATCAGCCGCTCGCTGGGCCGGTCCACCACCGAAAGGCCTTCCGTGCTCTTCAGCTTGTCCACGTCACGGACGGGAACGTCCTCGATGATGTCCACTTCGCCGGTCAGCAGGGCTGCCGTGCGGGTGGCGGCGTTGCTGATGGGCCGGAAGGTGACCTTCCCGATCTTCGGCGCTCCGCCCCAGTACTGCTCGTTGGCCTTCATGGCGATATGGTCTTCCTTGACCCATTCCACGAAGACATAGGGGCCGGTGCCCACGGGGGCCTGGTTGAAGGCTGTCTCGCCGAGTTTTGTCCTGTAGGCCTTCGGCAGGATGCGCAGCGCGGCCAGGGACTCGAGAAGAACCGCCGTGGGGGCCTTGGTGACGATCTTCACCGTGTGGGGATCCACAACTTCCACCCTGTCGATGGAGGCGGTAAAGTTCTTCAGCAGGGATGTGCGGCACACCTCGACGGTGTAGGCTACGTCTTCGGCGGTGAAGTCGCTGCCGTCATGGAACTTGACGCCCTTTTTCAGGCTGAAGGTCCAGGTGAGATTGTCGTCGCCGATGGTCCAGGATTCGGCGAGGGCCGCCCGGGGAACGCCGAGGGCGTCGTTGTTGAGAAGGCCGTCGTACATGTACCGCCCCATGGTGTTGGTGATGGTCTCATCCTGCTGGGAAGGGTCCATGAAGAGCGCGTCCGACGCGAGGCCGATGACGATGCTCTTCTCCGCGGCCGCCGGGGCGGCCAGGACAAGGCAGAGCGCGAGTACTGCAAAGAGAGCTGCAAATTTCCTCATTCGTTTATTCCTCCTTATATTTTTTCGTTCCGGCGGGTCTATTATAAACTATTCTTCTCCGTACAGATGACACGCCACCATCCTGCCCTCCACGGGCAGAAGGGACGGCCTCCGGGCATCGCAGACCTCCATCTTCCGGGGGCAGCGGCCGGCGAAGGGGCAGCCGGGCGGAAGGCTGATGGGGCTCGGGACGTCCCCCTGCAGGGGAGCGGCCGCCTTCTCCCTGTCAAGCGTCGGGGCGGCGGCAAGGAGCGCCTGGGTGTAGGGGTGGAGGGGATGGCCGAAAATGCTGTCCCGGTCTCCCTGCTCCACGATGAAGCCCAGGTACATGATCCCCAGCCTCTCGGTGACATGGCGCACCACGGAAAGATCATGGGCGATGAACATGTAGGAGAGGCCGAACTCGTCCCTCAGGTCCATCATCAGGTTCAGCACCTGGGCCTGGATGGACACGTCGAGGGCCGAGACGGGTTCGTCGGCGACGATGAAGGAGGGGTTCGTGGCCAGGGCCCTGGCGATGCCTATGCGCTGACGCTGCCCCCCGGAGAACTGGTGGGGGTACCTGTCGGCCTGTTCGGGCCGGAAGCCCACGATATCCAGGAGACGCAGCATCCTGTTCTCCGCCTCCTCCTTCCCCGAGACCGTCCCGTGGAAGAGCATGGGCTCCTTGATGATGTCCTTTATCTTCTGCCTCGGGTTCAGGGAGGCGTAGGGATCCTGGAAGATCATCTGCATCTTCTTCCGGACAGGCATCATCCTGGAGGGAGAATAGGCCGTGATGTCCTCCCCGTCGAAGACGATCCGCCCCGCCTTGGGCTCCAGCAGGCGCACCACGGTGCGGGCTGTGGTGGATTTTCCGCATCCCGACTCGCCCACCAGGCTGAAGACCTCGCCCCGGAGAATGTCGAAGGAGACGCCGTTCACCGCATGGACGGTTTTTACCGGCCTTCCCGCAAGCCGGTCCAGGATGCCCCGGGGCTGGCTGAAACTCTGAACGAGGTCCGTGACCTCGAGAAGAACGTCCCGCCTGCTACCGCCCATGGCCTTCCGCCTCCTCTCCGCCCTGTACGGGGTTGTGGCAGCTCACCATCCGCCCCGGGGCGACGGTGCGCATCCGGGGAGCCTCTTTCCTGCAGAGTTCCGTGGCATACCCGCACCGGGGGGCGAAGGAGCATCCCGGCGGAAGGTCGAAGAGGTTCGGCACCATGCCGGGTATCTGGGGGAGCCTCCGGCTTCTTTCTCCGGACAGCCTGGGGATGGACTCCAGCAATCCCTTCGTGTAGGGATGGAAGGGATTGTGCACAAGCTCCCTTGTCGGCCCTTCCTCGACCACCCTGCCGCAGTACATGACGGCCACCCTGTGGGTCATCTCGGAGACTACGGCGAGGTCGTGGGTGATGAGGATGAGCGCGGAGCCGAACCGCTTCACGAGATTTTCCATGAGAGCAAGGATCTGGGCCTGCACCGTCACGTCCAGGGCGGTGGTAGGTTCGTCGGCGATGATGAGCTTCGGGTTTGCGGCAAGGGCGATGGCGATGACCACCCGCTGCCGCATGCCCCCGGAAAACTGGTGGGGGTAGTTCTCGAGCCGGTCCTCCGGGTTGGGGATGCCCACTTCCCTGAGGAGCTCAAGGCTTCTCTTCCTGCGGTCCGCCTGGGAGAGGGGGGTATGGAGGGCCAGCATCTCGTCTATCTGCCTCCCGATGGTCTGCAGGGGGTTCAGGGACGTCATGGGGTCCTGGAAGATCATGGAGATCTCCTTCCCCCTGATGCGGCGCATCTCCTCCTCCGACTTCTCCAGGAGGTTTTCTCCCCGGAAGATCACTTCTCCGGCGGCGACCCTCCCCGGAGGGTCGATGAGGCCGAGGAGGGAGAATCCGGTGACGGACTTTCCGCCCCCCGATTCTCCCACGATACCCAGGATTTCCCCTTCCCTGAGGGTGAAGTCCACTCCGTCCACGGCCTTCACCGTGCCCCGGAAGA contains these protein-coding regions:
- a CDS encoding ABC transporter ATP-binding protein, translated to MGGSRRDVLLEVTDLVQSFSQPRGILDRLAGRPVKTVHAVNGVSFDILRGEVFSLVGESGCGKSTTARTVVRLLEPKAGRIVFDGEDITAYSPSRMMPVRKKMQMIFQDPYASLNPRQKIKDIIKEPMLFHGTVSGKEEAENRMLRLLDIVGFRPEQADRYPHQFSGGQRQRIGIARALATNPSFIVADEPVSALDVSIQAQVLNLMMDLRDEFGLSYMFIAHDLSVVRHVTERLGIMYLGFIVEQGDRDSIFGHPLHPYTQALLAAAPTLDREKAAAPLQGDVPSPISLPPGCPFAGRCPRKMEVCDARRPSLLPVEGRMVACHLYGEE
- a CDS encoding ABC transporter ATP-binding protein codes for the protein MSEYLLEVRNLQTRFELFRGTVKAVDGVDFTLREGEILGIVGESGGGKSVTGFSLLGLIDPPGRVAAGEVIFRGENLLEKSEEEMRRIRGKEISMIFQDPMTSLNPLQTIGRQIDEMLALHTPLSQADRRKRSLELLREVGIPNPEDRLENYPHQFSGGMRQRVVIAIALAANPKLIIADEPTTALDVTVQAQILALMENLVKRFGSALILITHDLAVVSEMTHRVAVMYCGRVVEEGPTRELVHNPFHPYTKGLLESIPRLSGERSRRLPQIPGMVPNLFDLPPGCSFAPRCGYATELCRKEAPRMRTVAPGRMVSCHNPVQGGEEAEGHGR
- a CDS encoding amidohydrolase: MKNRIRNRVEEIRQELLQLSHNIHGCPETAFEEHRAALWQKELLERHGFTVEMPFCGMETAFRAVKRGQEGGPVVAFLSEYDALKGLGHACGHNIIAASAVGAGIALASALEDIAGEVQVIGTPGEEEGGGKIYMVERGCFAGVDFALMVHPNTKNLIGRGGLAAQGVRVEFLGRAAHSAVPDKGVNALTSLIAFFNGIDTLRQTWPNSAKINGIITRGGTASNVIPDLAEACFTVRASTKKELIAMYRDLNRVAEAAAMVTGAAFILEGEPVYAERYPNAAMGEAFKRNMESLGEIMEYPDPRERVGSSDVGNVSLELPAIHEYLAIADTSVAGHTAEFREAAVSPRGDDVVVLAAAGLALTGWDLLTDGDLREAAREEYRRNVLPFRD
- a CDS encoding ABC transporter substrate-binding protein, giving the protein MRKFAALFAVLALCLVLAAPAAAEKSIVIGLASDALFMDPSQQDETITNTMGRYMYDGLLNNDALGVPRAALAESWTIGDDNLTWTFSLKKGVKFHDGSDFTAEDVAYTVEVCRTSLLKNFTASIDRVEVVDPHTVKIVTKAPTAVLLESLAALRILPKAYRTKLGETAFNQAPVGTGPYVFVEWVKEDHIAMKANEQYWGGAPKIGKVTFRPISNAATRTAALLTGEVDIIEDVPVRDVDKLKSTEGLSVVDRPSERLIYLHVDSHRPQGPGVIGLDRNPLADVRVRKALSLAINRDSIVKMIMNGNAYATNQMVLKGRRGYVEDMPEPKYDPEEAKKLLAEAGYPDGFKVYLDAPNGRYPNDGQVAQALAGQLTKAGIQIELRLHPKTTFFDFVRPGDKSSLVMTGWSEPIDVGEMASVLFYTRGKNPAKGGSNRGHYANPEFDALVDEADGTADPEKRRVILEKAARMIVEDGGIVPLYFQQDIYGKKNSVTFEPRADKSILAYDMDVK